The nucleotide sequence AAATACGTAACCGACCACATTGTCTTGATCCAAGAACCGTTTTAGTTTTTCTTTTTTCATGCCTTCCTCCTGCTGCTATCCTAGAATGTTTGACGCAAACTCATAAAGACTCTCTGCTGCTTCTTCTGCTGTTACTTCTTCATAAATGACTTTTTCAACTAAAAGATTGTATTGGTCTTGAATTTCCGGATTCAAAGCACTATCAAAGACATTCACTTCGCCGTTGTCCATATCGGAAATCATTTCTAAATAATCAAATGTCGCTTGCAAAGTTGCATCATCTGCACGAGCGAGCTGTTCTCGAATATTCGACATGATTGGTACACCACGTTCTCCTTTTAAAATTTCATTGGCTTCTTCACTGTTTTGAAAGAAATCAATAAACTTAGCAGCTTCTTCTTTATGGGCTGAGCTTTTTGCCATACTCAGCATTTGCGAAGAACGTAAAGGGATACCAGATTCTCCATCTGCTTTTCTGCGAGGTGGATTAATCAACTGAATCTCCATATCTTCAGGAGCCCCTGACAATATTTCTGTCAACTGGTTACTTGATAGAAACACCATTGCCGCTTCTCTATCCCTAACCGCCTGAAAAGACAGATCCGTCGTACTTGCAGCTCCACCACCTGGTTCTGGATGGGCCCCTTTGTCTACCAGATTTTTACGCAGCTGGAAAAAATCTGTTAGATAGTCTGGATTTTCAAATCCCAAGCTGTTAGATAGATCTTCCCGATTATAAAAATTCAATCCTTTCTCAACTTGTGGTATTTGAATAATACAGCCAGCTATAAAATCTTCGAATCTTGAAATAGCATAGATTCCTAATTCTTCAGTGATTTGATAGCTGATTTGTTCAAATTCATCCCATGTCCAATTTGAAGCTGGTTCAGGGATATTTAATTGTTCAAATATATTTTTATTGTAAGCAATCGCAAACGAATTCACCCCGTTAGACAGTCCAACTAATTGCCCGTCGTAAGTCGTCGTTGCTAAATAGGATTCATCTGCATTAGAAATATCAATTATCCCTTGCTCCACATATTCATCTAATGGTTCAATCTGATTGATGTATTGAGGAAATTGATTGTTCAGTTGGAAAATGTCCCAGATATCATCTGATGCTGCTAGTGTACCTAATTTTGTGTAATATCCTTCATAATCATAAAATTCATAATCGATCGTCACATGGGGATTTTTTTCTTCATAAAGCTCGATTACTTTTACTGTTGCATCGTGTCGGACTTGCGAACCCCACCAAGCCATGTTCAGCGTGATTTTTTTGTCATCTTCTTGCCCACAAGCCGTCAAGAAGAATAACATAACACTTAAAGCTAAGATGATTCTCATTCTTTTCTTCATTCTCTGCACCTCTACTTCCATTGTTATTTTTCAATATACTGTATTTTTATACAGAACATATTTATTAAACGATCTTTTTCAAGGGGAATAAAAACCAAGACTTGCCTTATCGTTCTGCCTAGGATGAACAACTCAATACTTTCAAGGAAAATTAGATAGTGCTGATTCTTCTTTCATCGCTAAAAACACTTCTTGCTTCAATGATGGGAGGATAATTACGCAAAGAAAAAAGGATATCAGACAACTGCCCAATATCCTTGACATAGCTAAATAAGCATGCTTCTTCGTGTGCGCTCTTCCCTAAAAAACAGAAAAATAACTAGTAATTCTGTATGAAATTAGGTACAATATACACGTCGATGCACAAGCATTGACTATGGCAACTTGATTGGTCAGTTCCCGCTGACTTTTCAAGCCCCGACAATTTAGCTGCTACTAAATTGTCGGGTGCCTTTTTTAGTTTTTATTCGTTTTTCATTCTATAGAAAGCGCTTCAATAAATCAAGACATTTTTTTGTTAGAATGCTAATAATAACAAAAGGTTTTAACTCTTCTTATGTACATTACAGATAAAAAAACAAAAAAATTTCTCTTTTTTTTGAATTCTGAACAAATAGTACTGGAGTACAAAAGACGAGGAAGAGCCACTATCTGCTCTTCCTCGTCTTTTGATTCTCACCTGTTATTCATGATTCTTTTTCTCAGTTTCCCGATATTTTTCCATTTTACGACTAAAAAGCTCTCCGCTACTTGGTGGCGTATATGTGATGGCATTTGCTCCTGCTTGAATGGTCTCAGCAATACTTTCTTCCGTTGGACCACCTGTCGCAATGATAGGAAGTTCAGGATATTTTTTACGAAAATGGCGTACTGATTCTGCAGTTTCTTTACCTGCACTGATATTGATAATCGAAATACCAGCTGCTAACTTTTCATCTATTTCTGTATATTTCGACGTTACCGTACTGATAACTGGAATATCAACTACTCGACAAACTT is from Enterococcus faecium and encodes:
- a CDS encoding ABC transporter substrate-binding protein, whose amino-acid sequence is MKKRMRIILALSVMLFFLTACGQEDDKKITLNMAWWGSQVRHDATVKVIELYEEKNPHVTIDYEFYDYEGYYTKLGTLAASDDIWDIFQLNNQFPQYINQIEPLDEYVEQGIIDISNADESYLATTTYDGQLVGLSNGVNSFAIAYNKNIFEQLNIPEPASNWTWDEFEQISYQITEELGIYAISRFEDFIAGCIIQIPQVEKGLNFYNREDLSNSLGFENPDYLTDFFQLRKNLVDKGAHPEPGGGAASTTDLSFQAVRDREAAMVFLSSNQLTEILSGAPEDMEIQLINPPRRKADGESGIPLRSSQMLSMAKSSAHKEEAAKFIDFFQNSEEANEILKGERGVPIMSNIREQLARADDATLQATFDYLEMISDMDNGEVNVFDSALNPEIQDQYNLLVEKVIYEEVTAEEAAESLYEFASNILG